Proteins found in one Misgurnus anguillicaudatus chromosome 3, ASM2758022v2, whole genome shotgun sequence genomic segment:
- the ccsapa gene encoding centriole, cilia and spindle-associated protein isoform X3, with amino-acid sequence MSGNNSIINKKVRNTEYMKKFRDPKWETFSKSYEDSLKYRLTRRVMEQTHRPLFENGWDSGSDSSGLSSPKLNEVNVSDARHYASSVESKNDTAEVLNPPKPQVNGEIHTDASTLDSCSPPLENGFKDVTANGPSQSIPKRRPRHRVPRSELCYPNKDLDSDTSNISVIKKPSRAKSQPPGNAKERTLNRENRRSSIRYDWGERHIETRNRQTPNIRASMSAGEIHHTDVGVQTRRETEKRGSDHRRARSADLEKCRRSVLRVTDERWMTEYMRCFSARLR; translated from the exons ATGTCTGGAAATAACAGCATCATAAACAAGAAGGTCCGGAATACAGAATACATGAAGAAGTTTCGAGATCCCAAGTGGGAGACGTTCTCGAAAAGTTATGAGGACTCCCTGAAATACAGACTGACCCGACGGGTGATGGAACAGACGCACAGACCGTTGTTTGAAAATGGCTGGGACAGTGGATCTGATTCGAGTGGACTGTCCAGTCCAAAACTGAATGAGGTAAATGTGTCAGATGCCAGGCATTATGCATCCTCCGTAGAGTCCAAGAACGACACCGCTGAGGTTCTGAACCCCCCTAAGCCGCAAGTGAATGGTGAGATTCATACGGATGCTAGTACTTTGGACAGCTGCTCACCTCCCTTGG AAAATGGTTTCAAAGATGTAACTGCTAACGGACCATCTCAATCCATTCCAAAACGCCGTCCGAGACATCGGGTGCCTCGTTCAGAGCTATGCTACCCTAACAAGGACTTGGACAGCGATACATCAAATATATCTGTGATAAAAAAGCCGTCCAGAGCTAAGAGCCAGCCACCGGGCAATGCCAAGGAGCGGACGTTAAACCGTGAGAACAGACGCTCTTCAATACGGTATGACTGGGGAGAAAGACATATTGAGACCAGGAACAGACAGACACCAAACATAAGAGCGTCTATGTCCGCTGGAGAG ATTCATCATACTGACGTGGGTGTCCAGACGAGAAGGGAGACTGAAAAGCGTGGATCAGATCATCGCAGGGCGAGGTCAGCTGACCTGGAGAAGTGTCGCCGCTCCGTACTGAGAGTCACGGATGAACGATGGATGACCGAGTACATGCGATGCTTCTCTGCTCGCCTAAGGTAG